One region of Synechococcus elongatus PCC 11801 genomic DNA includes:
- the prmA gene encoding 50S ribosomal protein L11 methyltransferase, translating to MPISQSWWQVEVSCDPLLEDLLYWRLSEAGGRGFVCESKAQTLQVHSYFPAELWEETIRDRLLQEISADAADLGLPTPSLSWQTLDEEDWSESWKRHWQPQELGDRFLIQPAWLEPEPSDRLLLRLDPGTAFGTGAHPTTQLCLEGLETVPVADKVIADVGCGSGILAIGALLLGAKQVYAVDTDPLAVGATQSNAALNDLEGDRFWTAIGSADQLQPLHAQGVRFDGFLCNILAHIIQALTPTLSELASPGSWAIFSGLLTSQADSVSATLEEYGWVIRGQASQGDWCRLVADFQPER from the coding sequence GTGCCGATCAGTCAATCTTGGTGGCAGGTCGAGGTCAGCTGCGATCCCCTACTGGAAGACCTGCTCTACTGGCGGCTGTCGGAGGCGGGCGGACGGGGCTTTGTCTGTGAAAGCAAAGCCCAAACGCTGCAGGTTCACAGCTACTTTCCAGCGGAATTGTGGGAGGAGACGATTCGCGATCGCCTCCTGCAGGAAATCAGCGCTGATGCTGCAGATCTTGGCTTGCCCACGCCCAGTTTGAGCTGGCAGACCCTCGATGAAGAGGATTGGTCTGAGAGCTGGAAACGCCACTGGCAACCCCAAGAACTAGGCGATCGCTTCTTGATTCAGCCGGCTTGGCTGGAGCCAGAACCGAGCGATCGCCTATTGCTGCGGCTCGATCCTGGCACCGCCTTTGGCACCGGAGCCCATCCCACCACTCAGCTTTGTTTGGAGGGACTGGAAACGGTTCCCGTTGCTGACAAAGTGATTGCGGATGTCGGCTGCGGCTCTGGGATTTTGGCGATCGGGGCTCTGCTGCTCGGGGCCAAACAGGTCTATGCGGTGGATACTGATCCTCTCGCTGTGGGGGCGACTCAGTCCAACGCCGCCTTAAATGATCTGGAAGGCGATCGCTTTTGGACCGCGATTGGTAGCGCTGATCAACTCCAGCCTCTCCATGCCCAAGGTGTCCGGTTTGACGGCTTTTTGTGCAACATCTTGGCGCACATCATCCAAGCCCTAACGCCAACGCTTTCGGAGTTAGCGAGCCCTGGCAGTTGGGCAATTTTCAGTGGTTTGCTGACCAGCCAAGCGGACAGTGTCAGCGCCACGCTCGAGGAGTATGGCTGGGTGATTCGTGGGCAGGCTAGCCAAGGGGACTGGTGCCGTCTGGTTGCTGATTTTCAGCCAGAACGATAA
- the serA gene encoding phosphoglycerate dehydrogenase, whose amino-acid sequence MNDWADLRSPVPVARCLAMPKVLVSDPIDQVGLDILSQVAQVDVKTGLSPSELAQIIGDYDALMLRSGTRVTAEVIEAGQKLRIIGRAGVGVDNVDVPAATRRGIVVVNSPEGNTIAAAEHTLAMMLSLSRHIPDANASTKSGVWDRKSFVGTEVYKKTLGVVGLGKIGSHVATVAKAMGMKLLAYDPFISAERAEQIGARLVELDILFQEADYITLHIPKTPETANLINAETLAKMKPTTRIINCARGGVIDEQALADAIAAGKIGGAALDVFEQEPLQADSPLRALGKDLILTPHLGASTTEAQVNVAVDVAEQIRDVLLGLPARSAVNIPGLYPDVLEKLRPYLQLAETLGNLLSQVAGGRLEQLTVRLQGELAAQQSQPIVIAALKGLLTQALRERVNYVNAMIEAKERGIRIIETRDESVRDDYAGGSLQLMATGSNGEHRVMGALLGDGEIRITNVDEFPVNVPPSRYMLFTRHRDMPGIIGKIGSLLGSFNVNIASMQVGRRIVRGDAVMVLSLDDPLPEGILAEITKVAGISDAYTVVL is encoded by the coding sequence ATGAATGATTGGGCTGATCTGCGATCGCCCGTCCCTGTCGCTCGTTGTCTCGCCATGCCCAAGGTTCTGGTCTCTGATCCAATCGATCAGGTCGGTCTCGACATTCTCTCGCAAGTCGCTCAAGTAGACGTCAAGACGGGATTGTCGCCGTCCGAACTGGCGCAGATTATTGGCGACTACGACGCGCTGATGCTGCGATCGGGCACCCGCGTCACCGCAGAAGTGATCGAGGCGGGGCAAAAGCTGCGGATTATCGGTCGAGCTGGGGTTGGCGTCGATAACGTCGATGTGCCAGCTGCCACTCGCCGCGGCATTGTGGTCGTGAACTCGCCGGAAGGCAACACGATCGCAGCAGCAGAACACACCCTGGCGATGATGCTGTCGCTGTCGCGACATATTCCCGACGCCAACGCTTCAACCAAATCGGGCGTCTGGGATCGCAAGAGCTTCGTCGGCACCGAAGTCTATAAGAAAACCCTCGGCGTCGTTGGTCTGGGCAAAATCGGTTCCCACGTTGCCACCGTTGCCAAGGCCATGGGCATGAAACTACTGGCCTATGACCCCTTCATTTCGGCGGAACGGGCAGAGCAGATCGGCGCTCGGCTGGTGGAGCTGGACATCCTCTTCCAAGAAGCGGACTACATCACCCTCCACATCCCTAAAACGCCGGAAACCGCCAACCTGATCAACGCCGAGACCTTGGCGAAGATGAAGCCGACGACTCGGATCATCAACTGTGCTCGGGGCGGTGTGATCGATGAGCAAGCGCTAGCGGATGCGATCGCTGCTGGAAAAATTGGTGGGGCCGCCCTCGACGTGTTCGAACAGGAACCGCTGCAAGCCGATTCACCATTGCGCGCCTTGGGCAAAGACTTGATCCTGACGCCGCACCTTGGGGCTTCAACCACAGAAGCGCAAGTCAATGTTGCTGTTGATGTGGCGGAGCAAATCCGTGATGTGTTGCTGGGTCTGCCGGCGCGATCAGCGGTCAACATCCCCGGCCTCTATCCCGATGTTCTCGAGAAACTGCGCCCTTACCTGCAGCTTGCAGAAACCCTCGGCAATCTGCTCAGCCAAGTGGCAGGCGGTCGCTTGGAACAACTGACGGTACGCCTGCAAGGGGAACTGGCAGCACAACAGAGCCAGCCGATCGTGATTGCAGCACTCAAAGGGTTGCTGACCCAAGCCCTGCGCGAGCGGGTCAACTACGTCAACGCCATGATCGAGGCCAAAGAGCGGGGCATTCGCATCATCGAAACCCGCGACGAATCGGTGCGTGATGACTATGCAGGCGGTTCGCTGCAGCTGATGGCAACGGGCTCTAACGGCGAACACCGCGTCATGGGTGCACTGCTCGGCGATGGCGAAATTCGGATCACCAACGTCGATGAGTTCCCGGTCAACGTGCCGCCCAGCCGCTACATGCTGTTCACGCGCCACCGTGATATGCCCGGCATCATCGGCAAAATTGGCTCACTGCTCGGCAGCTTCAACGTCAACATTGCCAGCATGCAAGTCGGCCGCCGGATTGTGCGTGGCGATGCGGTCATGGTGCTGAGCTTGGATGATCCGCTGCCCGAGGGCATCTTGGCGGAAATCACCAAGGTAGCCGGCATCAGTGACGCCTACACGGTGGTGCTCTAG
- a CDS encoding photosystem II S4 domain protein: protein MLPRQELLAGADNRDCLARLIDLAEQSIRTWEPAISDFLSPPELAEAQERLGRLTELQLLPWGGYPQAERQRLAIARSEMPLEVEQIAIAAVEIAGNFLFDPASHRDFLGSLLGTGLVREKVGDILVLGDRGAQALVMPELVEFLGLHLTQVRSVPVKVREIPLAELRVPAPRVKQLTTVEASLRLDAIASAGFGLSRSKMVDLISGGDVRVNWKSVTQPSTQLKSGDLVTVRGKGRLSVGEIQVTKKERYRLELTRYV from the coding sequence ATGTTGCCGCGTCAAGAGTTGCTCGCTGGGGCTGACAATCGCGATTGTTTAGCGCGGTTGATTGACCTAGCTGAACAATCGATTCGAACTTGGGAACCGGCGATCAGTGATTTTCTCTCACCGCCCGAGTTGGCTGAAGCGCAAGAACGACTGGGACGACTGACGGAATTACAGCTATTGCCTTGGGGCGGCTATCCGCAGGCGGAACGGCAGCGCTTGGCGATCGCTCGTAGCGAAATGCCCTTGGAAGTTGAGCAAATTGCGATCGCGGCTGTAGAAATCGCTGGCAACTTCCTGTTCGACCCGGCTAGCCATCGTGACTTTTTGGGGTCTTTGCTCGGCACAGGTCTTGTCCGCGAAAAAGTGGGCGACATCCTCGTCTTGGGCGATCGCGGTGCCCAAGCCTTAGTCATGCCAGAACTGGTTGAATTTCTGGGCCTGCACCTGACTCAAGTTCGCAGCGTGCCGGTCAAGGTGCGTGAAATTCCGCTGGCAGAGCTGCGAGTACCGGCCCCGCGTGTCAAGCAGCTGACAACGGTGGAAGCCTCCCTGCGGCTAGATGCGATCGCCTCTGCAGGCTTTGGCCTCTCACGCAGCAAAATGGTCGACTTGATTAGTGGCGGCGATGTGCGCGTCAACTGGAAGTCTGTGACTCAGCCCAGTACACAACTGAAAAGTGGCGATTTAGTGACGGTGCGCGGCAAGGGGCGCCTCAGTGTTGGCGAGATTCAAGTCACCAAGAAAGAACGCTATCGCCTTGAACTAACGCGCTACGTTTAG
- a CDS encoding DUF2252 domain-containing protein codes for MPGKDKEDSLAVAQFHVRAERIAAGKTIRKKLPRADHADWKITNNRRDPIAILEESNQGRMPELIPIRYGRMLRSPFTFLRGSAAIMAHDLATTPNTGIHVQACGDCHLLNFGFFATPERNLVFDINDFDETHPAPWEWDIKRLVASFILAGRDNQITDKDSQSIAAACVRSYREHLRAYSRMSPLEVWYKRIDVKELIAMSPNEKIKKYRENLAERARKRVIEYLFPKIVTIKNGKHQFVDQPPILFHVPDEDIQQRVMSGLETYRQTLSEERRVLFDRYQLEDYAMKVVGIGSVGTHCSIALLFSEENHPLILQVKEARRSVLEPYTQPCRYENQGQRVVVGQRLMQSSSDIFLGWARSERGRDYYVRQLRDMKLSLPITGIAADQLYRYAEFCGWSLARSHAKAGDAATISGYLGKGDSFDQALAKFALAYADQTEKDYDALVQAVTSGRIEAIVEEDL; via the coding sequence ATGCCTGGCAAGGATAAAGAAGATAGCTTAGCAGTAGCTCAGTTTCATGTACGGGCCGAACGAATTGCTGCAGGGAAGACAATTCGGAAAAAGCTTCCTCGTGCCGATCACGCGGACTGGAAAATCACCAATAATCGGCGTGATCCGATCGCAATCCTAGAGGAATCTAACCAAGGGCGTATGCCGGAGTTGATTCCCATTCGTTATGGGCGAATGCTGCGCAGTCCTTTCACCTTTTTAAGAGGATCTGCAGCAATCATGGCTCATGATTTGGCAACAACTCCCAATACTGGCATTCATGTACAAGCCTGTGGTGATTGTCACCTGTTAAATTTTGGCTTCTTCGCAACACCAGAGCGAAACCTTGTTTTTGATATCAATGATTTTGACGAGACCCATCCAGCGCCTTGGGAATGGGACATTAAGCGTCTTGTTGCGAGCTTCATTCTCGCCGGGAGAGACAATCAAATTACAGACAAGGACTCGCAATCAATTGCTGCTGCTTGTGTCCGCTCCTATCGAGAACATCTGCGGGCTTATTCGCGCATGAGCCCCTTAGAGGTTTGGTATAAGCGCATCGATGTTAAAGAACTGATTGCAATGTCTCCAAATGAGAAAATCAAAAAATATCGAGAGAATTTAGCCGAACGAGCTCGCAAGCGGGTGATTGAGTATTTGTTCCCCAAAATTGTCACCATTAAAAATGGGAAGCATCAATTTGTCGATCAGCCCCCGATTCTCTTTCATGTCCCTGATGAGGATATTCAACAACGCGTGATGAGTGGTCTTGAGACCTATCGTCAAACCCTGTCTGAAGAGCGCCGTGTGCTTTTTGATCGCTATCAATTAGAAGACTACGCAATGAAAGTTGTGGGGATCGGCAGTGTTGGAACTCACTGTAGTATTGCTCTCTTATTTTCTGAAGAGAATCATCCATTGATTTTGCAAGTGAAAGAAGCACGTCGATCCGTCCTAGAGCCTTATACGCAGCCCTGTCGCTATGAGAATCAAGGACAGAGAGTGGTTGTTGGCCAGCGGTTAATGCAGTCTTCGAGTGACATCTTTTTAGGCTGGGCGCGATCGGAACGGGGCCGCGACTACTATGTTCGCCAACTACGGGATATGAAGCTCTCCTTACCAATCACGGGGATTGCCGCGGATCAACTCTATCGATATGCCGAGTTCTGCGGTTGGAGTCTGGCTCGTTCCCACGCAAAGGCTGGTGATGCAGCAACGATCAGTGGCTATCTCGGTAAGGGAGACTCCTTTGATCAGGCGCTGGCAAAGTTTGCCTTAGCTTACGCAGATCAGACGGAGAAAGACTACGACGCTTTGGTACAGGCTGTCACAAGCGGCAGGATTGAGGCGATCGTCGAAGAGGACCTTTGA
- the tatC gene encoding twin-arginine translocase subunit TatC, with translation MSLFDHLEELRQRLFYSLAAVVVSAIACFAGVRPLVAFLERPAQGIRFLQLSPGEFFFVSLKVAGYSGLLLASPIILYHVIRFVLPGLTRRERRIVTPVILGSSVLFWAGLGFAYWLLIPAALNFFASYGADVVEQIWSIERYFEFVLLLLFSTGLAFQVPVVQLILGALGIIDAQQMLAGWRYVLLAAVVLGAVLTPSTDPLTQSLLAGAVTALYLFGTLLVKLWCGDRSEEEVSTEV, from the coding sequence ATGTCGCTGTTCGATCACCTAGAAGAACTGCGGCAGCGTCTGTTCTATAGCCTGGCTGCAGTGGTTGTCAGCGCGATCGCTTGCTTTGCGGGCGTACGTCCTCTCGTCGCTTTTTTGGAGCGCCCTGCCCAAGGGATTCGCTTCCTGCAACTGTCGCCGGGTGAATTCTTCTTTGTCTCGCTCAAGGTAGCGGGCTATAGCGGCCTGCTGCTGGCCAGCCCGATTATTCTCTATCACGTCATTCGCTTTGTTTTACCGGGGCTGACGCGACGCGAACGACGCATTGTGACTCCTGTGATCTTGGGGTCCTCGGTACTGTTTTGGGCGGGGCTGGGCTTTGCCTACTGGCTGCTCATTCCGGCAGCGCTCAACTTCTTTGCCAGCTATGGCGCTGATGTGGTTGAGCAGATCTGGTCAATCGAACGCTACTTCGAGTTTGTGTTGCTGCTGCTGTTCAGTACGGGACTGGCCTTTCAAGTGCCCGTGGTGCAGCTCATTTTGGGAGCGCTCGGGATTATTGATGCCCAGCAGATGTTGGCAGGCTGGCGCTATGTCCTGCTAGCGGCCGTAGTCTTGGGTGCCGTGCTCACCCCCTCGACAGATCCTCTGACACAGAGTTTGCTGGCCGGTGCGGTGACGGCGTTGTATTTGTTTGGCACGCTCCTCGTCAAGCTTTGGTGTGGCGATCGCTCTGAGGAAGAGGTTTCAACAGAGGTCTAA
- a CDS encoding type 1 glutamine amidotransferase: MRIEIVQHIDFEGAAAIAPWLIERGHMLSTTLLTAGDPLPDWRDRDAAILMGGPMNVDQIEAYPWLLTEKQWLKTAIAANKTLVGICLGAQLLAQALGATVAPGPEPEIGWFPIQFSAQAQAIAGIPPELMAFHWHGDQFSLPPAAIPLAQSAVCPQQGFLWGDRILGLQCHLEMTPDALATITQAAAADLRPAPFIQSAEQILAGSDRCPSNHAVLFALLTHLGF, encoded by the coding sequence ATGCGGATTGAAATTGTTCAACACATTGACTTTGAGGGAGCAGCTGCGATCGCTCCTTGGCTAATCGAGCGCGGTCATATGCTCTCGACAACCCTGCTGACTGCTGGTGATCCACTGCCCGACTGGCGCGATCGCGACGCGGCCATTTTGATGGGCGGGCCGATGAATGTCGATCAGATCGAGGCGTATCCCTGGCTGCTGACCGAAAAGCAGTGGTTAAAAACTGCGATCGCAGCGAATAAAACGCTGGTCGGCATTTGCTTGGGGGCCCAACTCTTGGCTCAAGCCTTGGGAGCGACCGTTGCCCCCGGCCCCGAACCAGAAATCGGCTGGTTTCCGATTCAGTTCAGTGCTCAAGCCCAAGCGATCGCCGGCATCCCTCCAGAATTGATGGCGTTTCATTGGCATGGCGATCAATTTTCATTGCCACCAGCCGCTATCCCCCTGGCGCAAAGTGCCGTCTGTCCTCAACAGGGCTTCCTCTGGGGCGATCGCATTCTGGGGCTGCAGTGTCATCTGGAAATGACCCCCGACGCACTCGCGACCATCACCCAAGCGGCAGCAGCGGATCTGCGTCCGGCTCCCTTCATTCAATCGGCTGAGCAAATCTTGGCTGGGAGCGATCGCTGTCCCAGTAACCATGCCGTTCTGTTCGCCCTACTGACGCATTTGGGTTTTTAA
- a CDS encoding chaperonin family protein RbcX, with protein MEMPRISRDTARMLVNYLTYQAVCVIRDQLAETNPAGAYRLQVFSAEFSFQDGEAYLTALLDHDRELALRVMTVREHLAEHILDYLPEMTIAQIHEANINHRRALLERLTRLGAEPSLPSSEDVDRPTDAATADDAPNASHAD; from the coding sequence ATGGAGATGCCCCGCATCAGCCGCGATACGGCCCGGATGTTGGTCAACTATCTGACCTATCAGGCCGTGTGCGTTATCCGCGATCAACTGGCCGAAACGAATCCAGCCGGTGCGTATCGGCTGCAGGTCTTTTCGGCTGAGTTCTCGTTTCAAGATGGTGAAGCCTACCTCACTGCTTTGCTAGACCACGATCGCGAATTGGCACTGCGGGTGATGACGGTGCGTGAGCATCTGGCCGAACATATTCTCGATTACCTACCGGAGATGACGATCGCCCAGATTCATGAGGCGAATATTAATCATCGCCGTGCCTTGTTGGAACGGTTGACCCGTCTGGGGGCTGAGCCCAGCTTGCCCTCATCCGAGGATGTCGATCGCCCCACTGATGCAGCGACTGCTGACGACGCTCCTAATGCCTCCCATGCGGATTGA
- a CDS encoding succinate dehydrogenase/fumarate reductase iron-sulfur subunit → MPSAVLDLNFKIWRQASAEAPGQFQTYTLQQVSADLSLLEALDALNEQLIIQGEEPIAFDHDCREGICGSCGFLVNGQAHGPLAGTSVCQLYLRHFRSGDCLTLEPWRAQAFPLVKDLVVDRSALDRIIQAGGYCSVNTGNAPEANAILISQAEAAQAFDAAVCIGCGACVAACKNASASLFTAAKLAHLSLLPQGQPEQSQRVLRLVMQMEAEGFGSCSSLLECQAVCPKEISADWISRMQRQYWQARWQNS, encoded by the coding sequence ATGCCCAGTGCCGTTCTCGACCTGAACTTTAAAATTTGGCGGCAAGCCTCCGCTGAAGCTCCCGGCCAGTTCCAGACCTATACACTCCAGCAAGTCTCGGCAGATCTGTCGTTGCTGGAAGCCTTGGATGCCCTGAATGAGCAGCTGATTATTCAAGGAGAAGAGCCGATCGCCTTCGACCATGACTGTCGGGAAGGCATCTGTGGCTCCTGTGGTTTTTTAGTCAACGGTCAAGCCCACGGCCCTCTGGCTGGAACGAGTGTCTGCCAACTCTATCTGCGTCATTTTCGATCGGGAGACTGTCTGACGCTGGAACCTTGGCGAGCCCAAGCCTTTCCCCTCGTTAAAGACTTAGTCGTCGATCGCAGTGCCCTCGATCGCATTATTCAAGCCGGTGGCTACTGCTCGGTAAACACTGGGAATGCTCCTGAAGCCAATGCAATTCTGATCAGTCAGGCAGAGGCTGCACAGGCCTTTGATGCCGCGGTTTGTATTGGTTGTGGTGCTTGTGTCGCAGCCTGCAAAAATGCTTCAGCCAGTTTGTTTACCGCAGCGAAACTGGCGCATCTCTCTCTCCTGCCCCAAGGTCAACCCGAACAATCGCAACGAGTGCTGCGCCTAGTGATGCAGATGGAAGCCGAAGGGTTTGGGAGCTGTAGCAGCCTCTTGGAATGTCAGGCGGTTTGCCCCAAGGAAATTTCTGCTGACTGGATCAGTCGCATGCAACGCCAATACTGGCAGGCCCGCTGGCAAAACAGCTAA
- the modB gene encoding molybdate ABC transporter permease subunit, which translates to MFDLGSPIWVSLNISLSATLVVLGLGTVAAYQMSHYRGKARSLIESCLIAPLIMPPTVVGFILLMLLGKNSAIGQLLAQYDLQIVFTPVGAAIAASIVAFPLMYRSALGAFEQIDGLLLDAARLDGASEMEVFFCIALPAAMPGILAGTVLSFARALGEFGATLMVAGNIPGQTQTMPMAIYFAVEAGQTQEAWFWTVIILCTAYCGVVAVNAWQALR; encoded by the coding sequence ATGTTTGATCTTGGCTCGCCGATCTGGGTTTCGCTCAATATTTCGCTCTCAGCGACCCTGGTGGTGCTGGGGTTGGGTACCGTGGCTGCCTACCAGATGAGTCACTATCGCGGCAAGGCGCGATCGCTCATTGAAAGCTGTCTAATTGCGCCGTTGATTATGCCGCCGACAGTCGTCGGTTTTATCCTCTTGATGCTTTTGGGGAAGAACAGCGCGATCGGACAGCTTCTAGCGCAATATGACTTGCAAATTGTTTTTACACCCGTTGGTGCTGCGATCGCCGCCAGTATTGTTGCCTTTCCACTGATGTATCGCTCTGCACTCGGTGCCTTTGAGCAAATTGACGGACTGCTTTTGGATGCAGCCCGACTCGATGGCGCTTCTGAAATGGAAGTCTTTTTTTGTATTGCACTGCCAGCTGCCATGCCCGGAATTTTGGCAGGCACAGTCCTGTCATTTGCGCGGGCACTTGGGGAGTTTGGCGCCACATTGATGGTGGCAGGCAATATTCCTGGCCAAACACAAACCATGCCCATGGCCATCTACTTTGCTGTAGAAGCCGGACAAACCCAAGAGGCTTGGTTCTGGACTGTGATTATTCTCTGCACAGCCTACTGCGGTGTTGTTGCTGTCAATGCTTGGCAAGCCTTACGCTAG
- the modA gene encoding molybdate ABC transporter substrate-binding protein produces the protein MSRRQWHYGLLIGLSAIAVILGLQLMGPRLTPQSSSQPSSSLLVAAAASLQNPLQAIAALDSPDLANVSIRYTFAASGVLQRQIEQGAPIDILIAAAEKQMQALQDQGLILTDTRSNLLTNQLVLVVPKTALSSVARFQDLVQPQIKRLAIGEPRSVPAGHYALEVLQNLGILDQVRPKFVLSNNVKAVLTAVETGNVDAGIVYWTDAQASSKVAVVGVADRSLHSPIVYPIAIVRSSRSLPQAQQYLEFLKREPAQTIFQRYGFGRPAA, from the coding sequence ATGAGCAGGAGGCAGTGGCACTATGGGCTGCTGATAGGGCTGAGTGCGATCGCTGTCATCTTGGGATTGCAGCTGATGGGGCCACGGCTGACCCCTCAGTCTTCTTCCCAGCCCTCCTCATCCCTGCTGGTGGCGGCGGCGGCGAGTTTGCAAAATCCACTGCAGGCGATCGCGGCGCTCGACTCTCCCGACCTGGCCAATGTCTCCATTCGCTATACGTTTGCGGCTTCTGGCGTTTTACAACGGCAAATCGAGCAGGGGGCACCGATTGATATTTTGATTGCCGCTGCAGAAAAGCAAATGCAGGCGCTTCAAGATCAAGGGTTAATTCTGACGGACACGCGATCGAATCTACTGACCAACCAACTGGTGCTGGTTGTCCCGAAGACAGCACTTTCATCTGTGGCTCGCTTTCAAGATTTAGTCCAACCCCAGATCAAACGACTGGCCATTGGCGAACCGCGAAGCGTTCCAGCGGGTCACTATGCCCTCGAAGTGCTGCAAAATCTTGGGATTCTAGATCAGGTACGACCCAAGTTCGTGCTTAGCAATAATGTGAAAGCCGTCTTGACGGCGGTGGAAACGGGTAATGTCGATGCTGGCATTGTCTATTGGACGGATGCTCAAGCGTCGAGCAAGGTTGCGGTTGTGGGTGTTGCCGATCGCTCGCTGCACTCCCCAATTGTTTATCCGATAGCCATTGTCCGCTCGAGCCGATCGCTACCTCAGGCTCAGCAATATCTGGAATTTCTCAAGCGTGAGCCAGCCCAAACCATCTTTCAACGCTATGGTTTTGGTCGGCCAGCAGCCTAA
- the csaB gene encoding polysaccharide pyruvyl transferase CsaB codes for MRALLCGYYGEGNGGDEALLAALLQLLPPTLEPLVLSGNPAATQACYGVEACDRRSGMAVWQALRRSDVFIFGGGSLIQDVTSWTSPLYYCGLMGLAQQMGLKTIAWAQGIGPLQRKRTRWLARKTFQHCDRITVRDRGSAALLEDWGIAAAIAPDPVWALDPLPLDQPLSSQEAIAVCLRPHADLTPERSDRLKTALIALQAQTQAPVLLIPFHHQQDRPLAEAWASVIPQAQVVDWQHPRQLLSYFQSVRLTIAMRFHGLVMAAAAGNRCFGLSYDPKVRRFLDALEQPGWDLPDIPDSAEAIAAAWLQAWQTDPIRPEAIADLRQQVEVHRQALII; via the coding sequence ATGCGGGCGTTGCTCTGTGGCTACTACGGAGAGGGAAACGGCGGCGATGAAGCGCTGCTAGCGGCGCTCCTGCAACTCTTGCCGCCGACCCTAGAACCGTTGGTGCTCTCGGGGAATCCTGCTGCAACCCAAGCTTGCTACGGCGTCGAAGCCTGCGATCGCCGCTCTGGAATGGCGGTGTGGCAAGCCCTGCGGCGCAGTGATGTCTTTATCTTTGGGGGCGGTAGCTTGATTCAAGATGTCACGAGCTGGACGAGTCCGCTCTATTACTGCGGGCTGATGGGGCTGGCCCAACAAATGGGGCTGAAGACGATCGCTTGGGCCCAGGGAATTGGGCCGTTGCAGCGCAAACGTACCCGCTGGCTCGCGCGGAAAACCTTCCAGCATTGCGATCGCATCACGGTGCGCGATCGCGGCTCGGCAGCCTTGCTAGAAGACTGGGGGATTGCCGCTGCGATCGCCCCTGATCCCGTCTGGGCTTTGGACCCTCTGCCGCTGGATCAACCGTTATCCAGCCAAGAAGCGATCGCGGTTTGTCTACGCCCCCATGCAGATTTGACGCCTGAACGCAGCGATCGCCTGAAAACAGCCTTGATTGCGCTGCAAGCACAAACCCAAGCACCTGTGCTGCTGATTCCCTTTCACCATCAGCAAGATCGACCCCTCGCAGAAGCTTGGGCAAGCGTCATTCCCCAAGCGCAGGTGGTGGATTGGCAGCACCCGCGTCAGCTCTTGAGTTATTTCCAGTCCGTCCGATTGACGATCGCGATGCGCTTCCACGGGCTCGTGATGGCAGCAGCGGCGGGGAATCGCTGTTTTGGCCTCAGCTATGACCCCAAAGTGCGCCGTTTCTTGGATGCGCTGGAGCAACCGGGCTGGGATTTGCCGGATATTCCGGACTCGGCTGAGGCGATCGCGGCAGCCTGGCTCCAAGCTTGGCAGACTGACCCGATTCGTCCAGAGGCGATCGCGGATCTTCGGCAGCAGGTCGAGGTGCATCGCCAAGCGCTGATTATCTAA
- a CDS encoding DUF2499 domain-containing protein: protein MHALSLPTWVIHISSVLEWVLAIFYLWRLGEQGDRRWFGLAAAMLPALISALCACTWHYFDNAPKLEWLVTLQAATTLLGNCTLMLAAYWLWRPTASVTPSAAPTKQR from the coding sequence ATGCACGCTCTATCCCTTCCCACCTGGGTCATCCACATTTCCAGTGTCTTGGAATGGGTGCTGGCCATTTTCTACCTCTGGCGGCTGGGAGAACAGGGCGATCGCCGTTGGTTTGGCCTAGCTGCCGCCATGCTCCCGGCCCTAATCAGCGCTCTCTGCGCCTGTACTTGGCACTACTTTGACAATGCACCCAAGCTGGAGTGGCTGGTCACCCTCCAGGCTGCTACGACACTCTTGGGCAACTGCACGCTGATGCTGGCCGCCTATTGGCTCTGGCGACCGACTGCATCGGTTACCCCATCAGCAGCGCCAACCAAGCAGCGCTAG